A single window of Actinomycetota bacterium DNA harbors:
- a CDS encoding glycosyltransferase family 9 protein gives MIDQEPEREAEVALVYRPLGLGDLLTAVPALRGLRRALPDHQIVLATQGWLRPIVDLIAAVDRLLPTEELGPVNGPFDIAVNLHGRGPESASIVAATRPRRLIAFAGSHVDWRPDEHEVKRWCRLLHEHDIPCDPTDLDLVAPGNVRVRHGATVVHVGAKDPARRWPPQRFSAVARALPDVVVTGSTNERPIAERVAAGADLPPERVLAGRIDLRQLAALTATANAVISGDTGIQHLATAFATPSVVLFGPVPPSEWGPPPQRRQHVALWAGRRGDPHGRRVDPGLLQIGVDHVLAAYAGLADRGLVRPTTRR, from the coding sequence GTGATCGACCAGGAGCCGGAACGCGAAGCCGAGGTCGCGCTCGTCTACCGCCCACTGGGACTGGGAGACCTGCTGACCGCCGTCCCGGCCCTCCGCGGCCTGCGACGTGCGCTGCCCGACCACCAGATCGTGCTGGCCACCCAGGGGTGGCTGCGGCCCATCGTGGACCTGATCGCAGCGGTCGACCGGCTGCTGCCAACCGAGGAGCTCGGCCCCGTCAACGGGCCGTTCGACATCGCCGTGAACCTGCACGGCCGCGGCCCCGAGAGCGCGAGCATCGTCGCCGCAACGCGACCACGACGGCTGATCGCCTTCGCCGGCAGTCACGTCGACTGGCGCCCCGACGAGCACGAGGTCAAGCGGTGGTGCCGCCTCCTGCACGAGCACGACATCCCCTGCGACCCGACCGACCTCGACCTCGTGGCCCCCGGGAACGTGCGCGTCCGCCATGGTGCCACGGTCGTTCACGTCGGAGCCAAGGACCCCGCGCGTCGCTGGCCCCCGCAACGTTTCTCGGCGGTCGCCCGGGCACTTCCCGACGTGGTCGTCACCGGCTCGACGAACGAGAGACCGATCGCTGAACGTGTCGCCGCCGGTGCCGACCTCCCACCGGAACGCGTCCTGGCCGGCCGCATCGATCTCCGGCAGCTCGCCGCCCTCACCGCGACGGCCAACGCGGTCATCTCGGGTGACACCGGCATCCAGCACCTGGCCACCGCCTTCGCCACCCCCTCGGTCGTCCTCTTCGGCCCCGTCCCGCCCAGCGAATGGGGACCACCCCCCCAACGCCGTCAGCACGTCGCCCTCTGGGCGGGCCGTCGAGGCGACCCCCACGGCCGTCGGGTCGACCCCGGACTCCTGCAGATCGGCGTCGACCACGTGCTCGCGGCCTACGCCGGCCTCGCCGATCGCGGCCTCGTACGACCCACCACCCGGCGGTGA
- a CDS encoding HAD-IC family P-type ATPase — MTDPHARDGEEIAGELSVDPERGLSSGDVERRRRAVGPNTVRPRRTRQWWRILWSQIKSAVVVLLAAAGLVGLAVGHVEEAAAIGVVLVANTVVGFLTEYQAARSIASLREMMRTIAEVERDDRRDEIDARELVPGDIVTVEAGERVPADVRLLETEDLTVDESAITGESEPVTKGVAAVAADAPLAERTCMLFMGTTARAGRGRGVVVSTGRATHMGRVAELAEAADQPPVPLQAGLARLSRRLALTVVIGAGALAGIGVLRGRPPTEVAEVAIALAIAVVPEGLPAVATLTLAVGMRRMARRHALVRNLPAVETLGSTTVVCSDKTGTLTVNRMDVAEVVTADGADERRLWETAVLCNDADIDPDGDPVGDPTEVALLTGASSADLDWRRLRDDRPRQREVPFDSETMRMATINDGTVHVKGAAEAILDPVQHRQLADAAQRMAEDAMRTLAFARRDAPDRDAADSALFEGLDALGVVGLRDPPRDAAVETVDRFHRAGIRVVMITGDQPEMARALADQLQLASHQVITGPQLDDADDDDLVALVGEVDVFARVDAEHKLRIIRALQGRGEVVAVTGDGVNDAPALSQADVGVSMGSGTDVAHEASDMVLTDDDFNTIESAVEEGRRIFTNIRRFGQFLFSWHVAEVTVVSAALLAGLDPPLVGLMILWNNLIIDVLPSFALALEPRGAEVMRQPPRPPGEPVMTRDVVRRLVAHGLLVAAVGLAGYAVGLWGLRLEVAGAQTLTFVTLTAAQVLAVFNARSEHGLGFAGAGRNVWLWAALAATIALEAAALGVPPLRDLLGLTVLPPAAWLVAALLAPVPLLVVQAWRVARHARNSKT; from the coding sequence GTGACGGACCCGCATGCGCGCGACGGCGAGGAGATCGCCGGTGAGCTCAGCGTCGATCCCGAACGCGGCCTGAGTTCCGGCGACGTCGAGCGCCGCCGTCGCGCGGTTGGGCCGAACACCGTCCGTCCCCGGCGGACCCGGCAGTGGTGGCGGATCCTGTGGAGCCAGATCAAGAGCGCTGTGGTCGTCCTGCTGGCGGCCGCGGGACTCGTCGGGCTGGCGGTCGGCCACGTCGAGGAGGCCGCCGCGATCGGGGTCGTCCTCGTGGCGAACACCGTCGTGGGGTTCCTGACCGAGTACCAGGCGGCGCGGTCCATCGCGTCGCTGCGGGAGATGATGCGCACGATCGCGGAGGTCGAGCGTGACGACCGCCGCGACGAGATCGATGCGCGTGAGCTCGTCCCTGGCGACATCGTCACGGTGGAGGCCGGTGAGCGGGTTCCGGCCGACGTTCGCCTCCTGGAGACCGAGGACCTCACCGTCGACGAGTCGGCGATCACCGGCGAGTCCGAACCGGTCACCAAGGGGGTGGCCGCGGTGGCCGCGGACGCGCCGCTGGCTGAGCGCACCTGCATGCTGTTCATGGGCACGACCGCACGGGCCGGGCGGGGGCGCGGTGTCGTGGTCTCCACCGGCCGAGCGACGCACATGGGGCGGGTTGCGGAGCTCGCCGAGGCAGCCGATCAGCCACCCGTCCCCCTGCAGGCGGGCCTGGCACGGCTGAGTCGTCGCCTGGCGCTGACGGTGGTGATCGGCGCGGGTGCGCTCGCCGGGATCGGCGTGCTGCGGGGGCGTCCCCCCACCGAGGTCGCCGAGGTCGCCATCGCGCTCGCCATCGCGGTCGTCCCCGAGGGGCTACCTGCGGTCGCGACGCTCACCCTGGCCGTGGGGATGCGACGCATGGCGCGCCGGCACGCGCTGGTCCGCAACCTGCCGGCAGTCGAGACGCTGGGGTCCACCACCGTGGTGTGCTCCGACAAGACCGGGACGTTGACGGTCAACCGCATGGACGTCGCGGAGGTCGTCACGGCCGACGGCGCCGACGAACGGCGGCTGTGGGAGACGGCGGTGCTCTGCAACGACGCCGACATCGATCCCGACGGGGATCCGGTTGGTGACCCGACCGAGGTGGCGCTGCTGACCGGCGCGAGCTCGGCGGACCTCGACTGGCGTCGTCTACGCGACGACCGACCGCGCCAGCGCGAGGTCCCGTTCGACTCAGAGACGATGCGGATGGCGACCATCAACGACGGGACCGTGCACGTCAAGGGCGCCGCAGAGGCCATCCTGGATCCTGTTCAGCACCGCCAGCTCGCCGACGCCGCCCAACGCATGGCGGAAGACGCGATGCGTACGCTGGCGTTCGCGCGCCGCGACGCTCCCGACCGGGACGCTGCCGACAGCGCGCTGTTCGAAGGCCTCGACGCACTCGGGGTGGTCGGTCTACGCGACCCGCCCCGCGACGCTGCGGTCGAGACGGTCGACCGCTTCCACCGTGCCGGGATCCGCGTCGTGATGATCACCGGCGACCAGCCGGAGATGGCGCGTGCGCTCGCCGACCAGCTTCAGCTGGCCAGCCACCAGGTGATCACCGGGCCACAGCTCGACGACGCCGACGACGACGACCTCGTCGCGCTCGTCGGTGAAGTGGATGTCTTCGCCCGGGTCGACGCGGAACACAAGCTGCGCATCATCCGGGCGCTGCAGGGGCGGGGCGAGGTCGTGGCGGTCACCGGGGACGGCGTGAACGACGCGCCCGCGCTGAGTCAGGCCGACGTCGGGGTGTCGATGGGGTCGGGGACGGATGTCGCCCACGAGGCGTCCGACATGGTGTTGACCGACGACGACTTCAACACGATCGAGTCGGCCGTGGAGGAGGGGCGGAGGATCTTCACCAACATCCGACGCTTCGGCCAGTTCCTGTTCTCGTGGCACGTGGCCGAGGTCACCGTCGTGTCCGCCGCCCTGCTGGCCGGCCTCGATCCGCCGCTCGTCGGCCTGATGATCCTGTGGAACAACCTCATCATCGACGTGTTGCCGTCGTTCGCGCTCGCCCTCGAGCCGCGTGGTGCGGAGGTGATGCGGCAACCGCCGCGGCCGCCTGGCGAGCCGGTGATGACGCGTGACGTTGTCCGCAGGCTCGTGGCCCACGGCCTGCTGGTCGCTGCGGTCGGTCTCGCCGGGTACGCCGTGGGACTGTGGGGTCTGCGGCTAGAGGTAGCCGGGGCCCAGACGCTGACGTTCGTGACGTTGACCGCCGCCCAGGTGCTAGCGGTGTTCAACGCGCGCAGCGAGCATGGTCTGGGCTTCGCGGGTGCCGGGCGGAACGTGTGGCTGTGGGCGGCGCTGGCGGCGACCATCGCGTTGGAGGCCGCGGCGCTCGGCGTGCCGCCGCTGCGCGACCTGCTCGGGCTGACCGTGCTCCCGCCCGCCGCGTGGCTCGTTGCGGCACTCCTCGCACCGGTCCCGCTCCTGGTTGTGCAGGCCTGGCGGGTGGCGAGGCATGCTCGCAACTCCAAGACGTGA
- a CDS encoding cupredoxin domain-containing protein — MRRSLVAIVAVLAAALVVGCRPAPPEDPFGAQGPEGVEPTAGDPAQSPDVDVTVRVIDPARFEPREATAQAGQVTIRLENNAGDEHTLTIEGYEEQLALRAAPGEADQGTVALPPGEYTYYCHLSGHRQAGEDGVLVVEEE, encoded by the coding sequence TTGCGCCGCTCACTTGTCGCCATCGTCGCCGTGCTGGCCGCTGCGCTCGTCGTCGGCTGCCGCCCCGCCCCGCCCGAGGACCCCTTCGGGGCGCAGGGGCCTGAGGGTGTCGAACCGACCGCTGGCGACCCGGCGCAGAGCCCGGATGTGGACGTCACGGTGCGCGTCATCGATCCCGCCCGGTTCGAACCCCGGGAGGCCACCGCCCAGGCGGGCCAGGTGACGATCCGACTGGAGAACAACGCCGGCGACGAGCACACCCTCACGATCGAGGGGTACGAGGAACAGTTGGCCCTGCGCGCTGCGCCCGGTGAGGCGGATCAGGGCACCGTCGCACTCCCACCGGGGGAGTACACCTACTACTGCCATCTGTCCGGCCACCGTCAGGCGGGGGAGGACGGGGTCCTGGTGGTGGAGGAGGAGTAG
- a CDS encoding serine/threonine protein kinase, producing the protein MRARMIAEDTVLSDRYRIVSVLGRGGMGRVYEAVDLERDERVAIKVLGTAEPRDVRRFASESEVLAQLDHHAIVKMLGAGQHGDIPYLVMQLIRGRSLADELRDGPLHPDQARRIGRDVAAALAYAHRHGVVHRDVKPGNVLIGEDGSAQLADFGIARLADVTGVTTTGVTMGTAAYLAPEQARGGGVGPPADVYALGLILLEALTGEKAFSGTPTEAAVARLSRDPPMPDRLEDGWRQLLRRLTARDPQARPTAEEVASLLEQEPSAAALDTVALRPADGDTTTEIPTPTTPQRPDRVRRVMPGLVLAVIAVVAVAVLLWALPPDRTQPSPQEPPTTSPTAELPQPLEDSLNRLDQEVSG; encoded by the coding sequence GTGAGGGCACGCATGATCGCCGAGGACACGGTCCTGTCGGACCGGTACAGGATCGTGTCGGTGCTCGGCCGTGGCGGGATGGGTCGGGTCTACGAAGCCGTGGACCTCGAGCGCGACGAGCGGGTCGCGATCAAGGTGCTGGGGACCGCCGAACCCCGCGACGTGCGTCGTTTCGCGTCCGAATCGGAGGTGCTCGCCCAGCTCGATCACCACGCGATCGTCAAGATGTTGGGCGCGGGCCAGCACGGCGACATCCCGTACCTGGTGATGCAGCTCATCCGGGGCCGCTCGCTCGCTGACGAGCTCCGCGACGGCCCGCTGCATCCCGATCAGGCCCGCCGTATCGGCCGGGATGTCGCCGCTGCGCTGGCGTACGCACATCGCCACGGTGTCGTCCACCGCGACGTGAAGCCGGGCAACGTCCTGATCGGTGAGGACGGTTCCGCTCAGCTGGCTGACTTCGGGATCGCTCGACTGGCGGATGTCACTGGGGTCACCACCACCGGCGTCACCATGGGCACGGCCGCGTACCTGGCGCCCGAGCAGGCCCGCGGCGGCGGCGTCGGCCCGCCCGCCGACGTCTACGCCCTCGGCCTGATCCTCCTCGAAGCACTGACCGGCGAGAAAGCGTTCAGCGGGACCCCGACCGAGGCCGCCGTGGCGCGGCTGTCGCGCGACCCGCCCATGCCAGACCGACTCGAGGACGGCTGGCGGCAGCTGCTGCGCCGCCTCACGGCCCGCGACCCACAGGCCCGGCCGACCGCCGAGGAGGTCGCCAGCCTGCTGGAACAGGAGCCGAGCGCTGCGGCGCTGGACACGGTTGCGCTCCGCCCAGCCGACGGCGACACAACGACCGAGATCCCGACGCCGACGACACCGCAGCGGCCCGATCGCGTCCGCCGGGTCATGCCGGGCCTGGTGCTGGCCGTGATCGCCGTGGTCGCCGTGGCGGTGCTGCTGTGGGCGCTGCCGCCCGACCGGACCCAACCTTCCCCGCAGGAACCGCCCACGACGTCCCCGACCGCGGAGCTGCCGCAGCCGCTCGAGGATTCCCTCAACCGCTTGGATCAGGAGGTCAGCGGATGA
- a CDS encoding ribose-phosphate pyrophosphokinase, producing MLRILAGNANAPLAHDIAATLGLEPTGCRVDRFPDGELDVAVDPDVAGGDCYIVQPTSPPVDRHLLELFLLVDACRRAGADRLSAVIPYFGYARQDRRGEAGEPVSVRVIGHLLASVDLERIVVVDPHSPDLEAIVGLPTEPVTAVPVLADAVARDLPDNAVVVAPDLGAVELAEEYAGHLRRPVAVVRKTRVSGDTVRADQVVGDVRGQAPVIVDDMISTGGTIEAAARALMDAGAQRPITVVATHGLFVGDAPQRFGELQVDRLIVTDTVPPGRLASAEVVGVAGRLAEAVQRLHERRSLAPLEAFR from the coding sequence ATGCTGAGGATCTTGGCCGGCAACGCCAACGCCCCGCTGGCCCACGACATCGCAGCCACGCTCGGGCTGGAACCCACCGGTTGCCGGGTGGACCGGTTCCCCGACGGAGAGTTGGACGTCGCGGTGGACCCCGACGTGGCCGGCGGCGACTGCTACATCGTGCAGCCCACGAGTCCGCCGGTGGACCGGCACCTGCTGGAGCTGTTCCTCCTGGTCGATGCCTGCCGCCGCGCCGGAGCCGATCGCCTCAGCGCCGTGATCCCCTACTTCGGCTACGCCCGCCAGGACCGTAGAGGCGAAGCAGGAGAGCCGGTCAGCGTCCGGGTGATCGGCCACCTCCTGGCCTCGGTCGACCTCGAACGGATCGTGGTGGTCGATCCCCACAGCCCCGACCTCGAGGCGATCGTCGGCTTACCGACCGAACCCGTGACCGCGGTGCCCGTGCTGGCCGACGCCGTGGCCCGCGACCTCCCCGACAACGCGGTGGTCGTGGCGCCCGATCTCGGGGCGGTCGAGCTCGCCGAGGAGTACGCGGGACATCTGCGCCGCCCCGTCGCGGTGGTGCGCAAGACCCGGGTGTCGGGCGACACCGTCCGGGCCGATCAGGTGGTCGGCGACGTCCGCGGTCAGGCGCCCGTGATCGTCGACGACATGATCAGCACGGGAGGCACGATCGAGGCGGCGGCGCGCGCGCTGATGGACGCGGGCGCACAGCGCCCCATCACGGTCGTCGCCACCCACGGTCTGTTCGTCGGCGACGCCCCGCAACGGTTCGGCGAGCTACAGGTGGACCGCCTGATCGTCACCGACACCGTCCCACCGGGTCGGCTGGCGTCCGCGGAGGTCGTCGGCGTCGCGGGGCGCCTGGCCGAGGCGGTGCAGCGCCTGCACGAGCGGCGCTCGCTCGCGCCGCTGGAAGCCTTCCGCTGA